taaatatgtattccgagagaaaatatgcatttaagtATATACTTTCAGAGAACTTTTTTTGTAAATTTGAATCAAAGCTGGCCACTTCAGAGGTATTCCAGCTTCCTATGGAATAATGCAAATTTTCCCAATTGGACTTACTGAAAGTGGACTGCTGCAGACTCAGTTTGGAACTTTGTAGTGTATTGATTCAATTGTCAAAGGTAAGGTTCAGTCTGTCTTCCACTCCTGTGTAAGTCAAGGAACACTATCTCCATTGACTTGCTACACCTCTGAAAATGGCTGGTTGAGTACAGGAAGCCCAGCCCCACCAAGGACACTTGGGGGGAACAGAGAGCTTGTTGAGGGGATAAGCTTCTCCTCAGCAGCTGGTTTTGGAGGTGCAGCTATTATTTTCCCACTTTGACAGCTGTCCCAATATGTACCTTCATAGCTCATGCTGACAGTGGCAGCTATCATAGTCATTCAGTGGGGAGACATCCAAAGTGAGGTTTCACCTTGGGTCCAAAGTAGGCAGAAGTGAAGGATCCCTCTATCCCAAGCACGAAAGCGGGTTCTGAAACTATTTTTTTCATTCCAAACCCTTAGCAGAAACTGATTTGTCCTGCTTTGCTGCGTCCCTGCAAATATTTAGAAAATCCTTGAAAATATAGCATTCCATTAAGGGATAGTTGTGTAAGGGAAGGGATAGTTGTGTGTTTTAATTATCTTAGAAATGCTATATTTTATCTTCTTGCCTGCTTTAAATAGAAAAGTAGGACTGTAATCTAAAAATAAAGCAGGAGAAATGATTGAAAGTCACTTGCACAGTTCAGAATTGATGCCAATTGGCCCCACTATATTTTAGTAGGAGCGAAGGAAACTGACTATgaatttgaaaggctgtcccaTTGCTCCTTTCACTGCAGGTTTTTGCCATTGCATAGGCTATGTTTTTTTCACAACACCAAAAAATAAACAGTTTTATGGAAAGGGGATGCATATCAACAATCTGCCTCTTGCTTGATAGAAAAATAGTGTCAGTCCACAGGGCCCACTTTTCTGCGGTGGTTGTTATTTGTGACGATTTCCTGGAATGACCATGAACTGTGTTCTTGTGTTTTTTTCAAAAAGTTGGGCAGAATATTGGAGGCAACCGCATGGCATCTACCCAGTGTAGTGACTGGGTACGAACAAGCAACGGAGGACACTTTGCTTCGCCAAACTTCCCTAATCTCTACCCGCCCAACCAGGAGTGTGTCTATATTTTAGAAGGTATTGACATCTTCTTtacattttgggggagggggtactCCACTGCTGATAATATGAATGTTGAAACATTTAAACACAACACTGTGTTAGCTAAATAAAATACACTTGAGAAAGACTGACAAATTGTTTCAGGCAGTGTGCCCAAGAATGCAGACTTTAATTCCAATGCAACAGTGAAACATTCTGCAATTAACTAATGCTGAATACAGCAAATATATAATGCATATGTGTTTTCATGTTAGCTGCATAAACACAGAGCTGCACAAATACAGAGCTGCATACCCTGGTAGCTTTAAATCTCCAGTAGTTCCAAAAGGCCCTGGAAGTTTAGGATCTGCTTGGGCCATGCTAAATTTGTGTTCCCTTCGCTGGGCACTTCAAAGACTATTAAAGTCGAACAATCTACATTCGCTTCAAAGTGCTTGCCTTTCATCTTACCATTTTTCTAAGGTTAGTTATATGTGTGGTGCAGATGGCTGCATAAACAGTTACCATTTTGTGTTACCTCCAATAGAATGAATGGATAGGGGATGAGGCAACACtagtagggccttagctagacctaaggtttatcccgggattgtccctgcctgctcccgggatatcctgtgtgtcatttacatgaacagggatgaccccaggacaatcctgggataaaccttaggtgtagctaagacCTAAAAGAAGGAAGCATGTGAGGTCCTGGATATAAGTTGTGCACCACATAAGCACAGACAAGCCAAAGAGCTCTACACGAGGATTCATATAGGGATGGATTCTTGAATTTACTCCTTAGGCCAAACCAGATGTGATTTTAATTGCATGAAAGTTATTAACAAAAATGTTCATTCACTCATTCATAAGTTTATTGCTTTTACCCATAGGCCATTGTAAAACAACAAggcacaaaaacatgcaacaggACAGGAACAAAATTTAAACATGGCGGGAGAAATCATAcatgctttttatatatatatattggacgGAAGCCTGAGTAACCTTAGAATCCTGGGGAGGCTGGTTTAACTCTGATGGCATTTGTGTTTCAAGGGAAGCTTCCATTAGTGCCAATGGAGGAGCAATATTTGGGGAGCAATAATGAATTTCACTCTCAGTCAGAATGGCTTGAGCTCATAATATAAACTGTGCTTTACTCAGAGTAATGCCATAAATATTATGTTTATTTCTGTTACTGCAGCATGTCTACTTTGTTTTATGAATTGATGaggtgttgttttattgttttaaactgagcTGCCTTGTGAAGAATTTATTCTTataaggtgggttataaatgtgaAAATAGGTactgtgtggtgtgttttttaaacaactcacaatattaaaaagtatttaaGCAGGATCATCACACATTAGAACAAATTTCATAACTTTTGAATCATATCCAGGGGCAACAAACATATAGCACTTACATGTCTCTAACGTGTCATTTTGGTGCATGTTCTGCAGAACAttttggctgcaattctgtaccctTTACCTGGCTGGAATTGAGCCCATTGACATcaatcagacttacttctgagtagatatgtataggattatacTGTTCTTGAAGATTTCTATTTGTATTCAAATGAGTATTGCAGTGTTAATTTAATTAACTCCAAACCTGTTCTTATAAAATGTTATGTCTTTCCAGGAATTGCTTTCCTTCATAGTTGCTGAAAATTATATTGATCTGAACGGTTTTTATTTTGCCATAGCTGCTCCACGCCAAAGAATAGAATTGACCTTTGATGAACCATACTACATAGAGCCTTCATTTGAATGTCGATTTGATCACCTGGAAGTTCGAGATGGGCCTTTTGGTTTCTCTCCACTCATTAATCGTTACTGTGGTCTAAAGAGTCCTACCCTAATTAGATCAACGGGAAGATTTATGTGGATAAAGTTTACTTCAGATGAAGAACTAGAAGGAAAGGGATTTAAAGCGAAGTATTCATTTATACCAGGTAAAAAAATCCCAGTTTTTTCTTTGCCTAGTACAGATTCCATCAAAATTAAGTTCAATGTATTGATAAGTGTGCCAAATCAAAATCAACCCACTTTATTTTGCTCACAGCTACTTTTCCTTGCCTTGTTGAGGGCTGCATATAGATCATAGAGCCACATTATATCTTTCAACACAGTAGAGCTGCTGACTGCAGAAAGGTAAACTCCGTAATCCAGTTTCAATATCACAAGCTGAAATCTCAAATCAGAATTCTAGGTGAAAGGACTTGAACATAACCAGGTTTGTGAAggagtgattttatttttaaataggaaACATGGGCATAACCCCCACTTCCATTCAAATAAATTTGGAATTGTATGCAACATGACATTAGGCACCTCCACTGTAGATTCTTACAGAGATCTAGACAGTTATTGAGCAGTAAGAAATTTGTCAATCCTCCATTCAGTATCCAGTGCATTCTATTTTTCTTATATCTGCAATATATTCCTTTCTGTTTAAACCTCGAAGAGACGCTTAAATTTTCCTAGGCTCCATcattcattttttcttcttttctgttgcAGATCCTGACTTCACATACCTAGGAGGTATTTTAAATCCCATCCCAGGTCTAGTATTGCAGTACTAATCTCTTTTATTCATTAGATTTTAAATCACTCTTGCCTTTGCCTTTGACAGCACATTGTGTCTGTCTCGCTCTAGATTGCCAATTTGAGCTCTCAGGAGCTGATGGGATAGTGCGTTCCAGTCAGGTAGAACAGGAAGAGAAAACAAAGCCTGGGCAAGCAGTTGACTGCATATGGACAATTAAAGCTACACCAAATGCCAAGGTGGGTCCACTGAATCATTCAATGGGTAATGGGCTTTCAGCACATTAGTAGCTGGGAATGGTTGGTCATTAGTAATGATTTGAATGCTGTGTCTCATTCATTGAAATTAATTACCTGTTGGCGGTTGTGAGAAATCAAGATAGATGTTGGTTTCATAGACTGCATCTGGTGCACAATAGTAGTGTTGCAGCTTGTGTCCTGCTCTGCACTATTCAACTGTAAGGAGCATATCTGGAGCTCTCTGAGGGATCAGAAGATGGCATATCGATATTTTAGTAAGGATCCATCCAACTTGGATTTTTCCCCTCCTCAATGTTATTCCGTATATTTAACTAAGGTCCAAGTGCAAAGAAAGTACTgttctgttatttttaaaaaaacattcattaCGGCAGTTCGGGCTGGTTCCCAAGACCAGATAAGGCACACGCTGTCCAGTATATTGGAAGCTACTGGTGCATACTTCTGTAGACTCTGTTGATATGTATTTTTTATCTAATCTTTTATTTCCATGTCTGATAAGACAGTTCTATGTTAACTAGGCAGTATTTAAACGATATAATATCTGAAATTAAATGCTGATGGCATTTACCTGTTACACTTCCATATCAGGAATAGAGATTTTTATAAATGATATTTCAGTGGATTTAACTGGAGCCATCTCATAGAATTTGTTTGGgggatttttaatttgttttctgaTTCAAGTCCCTGTTTTAATATTGCAGGTGTTTGTGACTATTACTAGATTGATAGTATCTGAGTGTGCTGTAGAATAGTCTATACATCTATGAAATTGCATGACTTGTTGTATAATGTCAGTTTAAGGAGATAATAATCAGTCTAGTGGGGCTTGAAATCTACTTATTCATATTTGGGCATCTTTTTCTGATGACATAGTGCATCTTTCCTACACGTGCTTATGAGAAGAGGAATTATTTTCTTGGTTAAGATTCTGCAACCTCTTTGGCCAATCTGCAGTGCAACAAAAGTATTAATTTGAAACAGGTTTGATGCCGAGTGCCTCAGAGAAATGAGTGCTTGCAATTTAGGAATTCAGAACTATGTAGGACAATGCCAGCAGCAAAAATATATGTTCATTTCCAGGAGGTAACATAATAGAGATGctctatttttgttttaactatttaaGTTTAGAGAGCAAGGGAATACAAACAGTATACATTTTGAATTGTAGAACGCAAAGAGCAGCAATACCAAAGTAAGACATCAAGTTACCTCCCCTTGATCCATTTATATTCAAAATATCTGATGCTTTTTTAGAAATTTCATTGAACGTTGCTGGAAGGCATATCTTCAATTGGATGCTTATTGAATATTAATTAATCTTCCTAAATCATAGTGCTTTGGTTGGATTATTTATGGTGCCTTTAGAATTCAAGTTTGTCAGAATTCTAAAATGCTGTTTGCCTTAGCTTGCTAAGGTTTAGAACCATGGGTTGCATGGCCTTATAAGGGCTGGACCAGATGACTGAGGAGAGGAGAAGCAGAAACCAAAGATGAGGCTACCCATACAGTATTGAGGCAAGGAAAGGGGCCCCTACAGTGTAAGGAGTTTGATTAATccaaccatttttctttcttctctcatatCTGTCTTGTTAAATACAGCTTGATGCTGTTCTTTGGAGTGAATTCTGGCTTTTGGTAATGTGCTGGCAGGCTATTAGATATTGTGTTCAAGCCAGACTTAATCAGTCCCTaaacttttctcctttttttgtaCTGACATCACCCTTCTCTGAGCCTCTGGTTGGTCAACTACACTGTAAATGGTAACTCACTGCCCACTTACAGTGTAAGTGAACACCTGTGTGAGGAAATCATTGCAAAATATTTGTGAATATTCCTGCCAAGACAGAAGTGCATGAATTGTACTTAATGACAGCTTTCTGGAGGGGGAATTTGTATACATATGTGAGTGAAAATTTGCATCCTTTTATAAATTCCTTAGTGTTGAACTTGTACTCTTTCCACCCACAGAGTTCCTCTTGCCCGTTTTTTGATTTGCCCCTTTAATCAAAATATCCTTTTGGAGGTCAAAGTGGTGAGAACATTTAGAACTAAAGAATCTTGCTTAACAAGTAAAAGCATTTTGTAAGTTTCCTTTCTGCTACTACAGTTATAACACTTTCCCAGTACAGATTTAACTTCCTTGGGGAAAAGAAATTGCTCTGTAGTTTAAGAAAGAATCTGGGGGAAAACAGGCTCCAGAAATAAGgacttgtttcttttttttacaagagGGAACCTTAATTCTATCTTGTGGTGGAAAATGGATTTCTTCTGTTTTTCCTGGAAGAAGTGAGCACACATTTAAGGAGGGAATTGTTGTTAGGACATGTAACTATTTTAACTTTTTCTTTAGGCTTAAGGCAAAGAAGGAGAAAGGAGTTAGTGGTTGGAAATTGCATGTGTATATTCATATATGACTAGAACGTAAATGTTTTGCAAGCAATCTGAATTAAGTTTATAAATTTTATGTTTTTTCTAATGGAAGGCAATGTTTGCATTTTGGGCTTAATGCAGTTTAACTGTTAGTTCTACTTCTAAAGatattctttcttttctcatATTAAACAGATTTATTTGAGGTTTCTAGACTACCAAATGGAACATTCAAATGAATGCAAGAGAAACTTTGTGGCTGTGTatgatggaagcagttccattGAAAACTTAAAAGCAAAGTTTTGCAGCACAGTGGCAAATGATGTTATGCTACAAACTGGAATTGGGGTTGTACGGATGTGGGCAGACGAAGgcagtagattaagcaggttcaGAATGCTCTTCACGTCATTTGTGGATCGTAAGTATATTGTGAAGCATACTTTTACAAGAGACAGCAAAATTGTGTAAGACttagctttgaacttttttctgAGGTGTATGAATCAGGTAACCAACTCCTTACAGACCCTGCTTTTGCTGCAAATTAGGATTGGATTAGCATATAACAACAGCTCATGCCGTGATTTTGAGGTGCAGGTGGCTGGAGATTTGTCAGTTGTAAGATTCATCAGTAAAAATTTATGGAGGAGGAGGTTGTGAGATACAGTTGTAGCTTGCATTGCCTGTCTTTTCTATAGAGCCGTTCCACCTTTATGGTGCAACGTGATCTCTTAGTGCAGGGGTGCaaaaccaaattccattttggagaagatcttGGGCCACATTCTGCTGGTTTGTCCTGGGGCCCAAAGGCAAAAGCGTTTTTACCTTAAAGTGTTTACTGCATGTAACTAAGTcttatgagaggcatttcaacattttagaattgggggagAACTACTCAAACTCCAAGAAACCACTGAACGACCagtgttgggggaaaggggtgggacctTCTGGAGAACCTTGGAGAGATTCTCAGAGCCCTGGATGCAGTCCCTGTGCCTGAAGTTCTGAACTCTTAACAGAGCAAGGCAAATCCTCTGTATTTGGAAAGTTCTATGGCTTTATTTGAGGCAGAGTACAGGCTGAATTGTTAATGTGACTTTCAGGGACTAGAAGGAAGGtgggtttcttttttaattgacCAGGCATTTTGAAACTGGGTGACTTCCTCAAATAATCGACCATTTTGATCTATATCTACTCATCTGTGGACTCTCTCCAAATAAGCTGAGAGTTTGGAGTTACTGCCTTTCTTTAATAAAGCTCCATGGTTACGGATAGTTGGAAAATAACAAGGAATATAATTAAACCTCAGATGGGAATAGTTATCTGATAAATTGGTGACCTAATCATCAGATTATGATATTTAAAATTGATACATAGCACAGGTTATAATAATTcagactgtaatcctatacatatttagccagtgtggcgtagtggctaaagtgttggactgggagttgggagatccaggttctagtcccactcggccctggaaacccactgggtgacaaaCCCTCACCCCatatacctcacagggttgttgttgtgaggataacattgaaaggaggaggattatgtacgacgCCTTgggttcttggaggaaaaaagactggatataaatgcaataataaaataaataaaataagaagtcctacagttcccagcattcctcagtcatGACTAAAAGCTTTGACTAATTAATTAACTTGCTTGGAAAGAGGACGTGGTAGAGGAGAATGATAGTATGGCTTCTCTTTACTACTCTCAAAAATAAATGCGACCCAATCAGcattgttggggggagggggggaatcagcaTTAGTTTgctactttaaataaatacatactgtGTGTAAGACGGATGCTGTTCACTAATGGCACAGCTGTGGAAATATTCTAAATGTGCTAGTATATGGCATGCAGATGTTTTCTTACCTAAAATTCTAAATCAACTAAAGTATATTTCAAATAGTAGTTCAAGTTTGggtaactcttttttcttttctttttccctttttctgttCCTCGTTCATAGCTCCCTGCTCAGGTAGCACTTacttttgccacagcaacatgtgTATCAATAATTCTCTAGTCTGCAATGGCATTCAAAACTGTGCATACCCTTGGGATGAAAACCACTGCAAAGGTGAGTAGTGTAACAAGCAACCTTGTAGAGCCAGGGGTGTCTGGTTTGTGACTTCTAATTTTCTTCTGAACAAGCTGAGAGCAGTTCTTTTCAAGATTCTAAAGGCCAAATACTGTGAGCAAAACAATGTTTCTCTCTTTGTAATTGAGAAATCTGCCTACCTAAATTTTATAAGGGAAAGCACGTTAATCTTGCAGAAGAAATCTGGCCTGTTTTATATGTCTGGTTTCTTAATTTGCCAGCTGAGAAACTAATACTAGCTGCTATTTGTTTCTTCACCTTGACGCTTCTTTGTATGAGTCAGAAAACCATACAACTGCATTTACTGTGCT
The sequence above is drawn from the Elgaria multicarinata webbii isolate HBS135686 ecotype San Diego chromosome 14, rElgMul1.1.pri, whole genome shotgun sequence genome and encodes:
- the NETO2 gene encoding neuropilin and tolloid-like protein 2; translated protein: MALDKVYSVLEVFLITILVVEGIAVAQKTQVGQNIGGNRMASTQCSDWVRTSNGGHFASPNFPNLYPPNQECVYILEAAPRQRIELTFDEPYYIEPSFECRFDHLEVRDGPFGFSPLINRYCGLKSPTLIRSTGRFMWIKFTSDEELEGKGFKAKYSFIPDPDFTYLGGILNPIPDCQFELSGADGIVRSSQVEQEEKTKPGQAVDCIWTIKATPNAKIYLRFLDYQMEHSNECKRNFVAVYDGSSSIENLKAKFCSTVANDVMLQTGIGVVRMWADEGSRLSRFRMLFTSFVDPPCSGSTYFCHSNMCINNSLVCNGIQNCAYPWDENHCKEKKKTGLFEQITKTHGTIIGITSGIVLVLLIISILVQVKQPRKKVMACKTTFNKTGFQEVFDPPHYELFSLRDKEISADLADLSEELENYQKMRRSSTASRCIHDHHCGSQAATVKQSRTNLSSMELPFRNDFAQPQPMKTFNSTFKKSSYTFKQAHECPEQVIEDRVMEEIPCEIYVRGREDAAQGSLSIDF